One Epinephelus lanceolatus isolate andai-2023 chromosome 10, ASM4190304v1, whole genome shotgun sequence genomic region harbors:
- the tax1bp1b gene encoding tax1-binding protein 1 homolog B isoform X1: protein MELFLDGTLLSNNMDTSNFAHVIFQNVGKSYLPHAALECHYTLTQFIKPHPKDWVGIFKVGWSTARDYYTFLWSPLPENYVEGTAVNRTVVFQGYYVPNDDAEFYQFCYVTHKGEIRGASTPFQFRANSPSEDELLTVEDECNSDILVVTTKAGFLEQKMEEVQREKEELVKNMALLKQQKEQMEAEKESLQKECEQEKETCAQLRRESQEVQNSSQALLEEKEEVKRRLEEATARVIQLEEDLIGVTQKGLQKETELDSLKDRVKKISAEKEALESYLKNEKDEKELYKIHLKNRELENTKLSAELQMLKSVDVNKENTIAQFKEEVGRLQTCLTEKEKQYREILAKVPPLGDIKALKEQLRQKEEQLQANQQQSALLAAELRDAASTRDRTMSELYHMKLEADALRQAKAEAQAQCVRLERLVEQMKAEAKKEAAKAEEEAAADPAVVAELQREVEDLKLRLHMAAEHYKEKYKECQRLQKQVLRFSDQQGDLKRSSAQEASTIPPSVSPDTSVPGSPGSADPMLEAIIQEKLKGISREASDRNDKYRKCKQMLAEEKERSCMFADELAKMEVKFKEQLKLNENMKLQLAAEEDRYKSQVAEKGREVKELKDTLALVVKEKEKVEGELQKSSGSRKGDQGTSEKTSLESIQSSVPLFLQYPVPYTQDAPTPLLVSQSPSKLHFGNPYSISDSKDEEDEEFSDDQLLRLPPVGPPSWDSNVVCIQPTRNHSRPEGHEESEEKQNNNNGNTNEQPAATETHSPFVNDGQTAFCFDPSMDMKRCPLCEVIFPPNYDQSKFEEHVESHWKICPMCSEQFPLDCDQKVFENHVLTHFDGHPLNFD from the exons ATGGAACTGTTCCTGGACGGGACTTTGTTGAGCAACAACATGGACACGTCAAACTTTGCCCACGTCATCTTCCAGAACGTGGGGAAGAGTTACCTGCCCCATGCTGCACTGGAGTGTCACTATACCCTGACACAGTTCATCAAACCACATCCAAAGGACTGGGTTGGCATATTCAAG GTTGGTTGGAGCACAGCGAGGGACTATTACACATTCTTGTGGTCGCCTCTGCCTGAGAACTATGTGGAAGGCACCGCAGTCAACCGAACAGTGGTGTTTCAGG GATATTATGTGCCCAACGACGATGCCGAGTTCTACCAGTTCTGTTATGTGACCCACAAAGGGGAGATCAGAGGAGCCAGCACGCCATTCCAGTTTCGTGCCAACAGCCCTTCAGAGGACGAGCTGCTGACTGTGGAGGATGAATGCAATTCAGACATCCTGGTGGTCACCACCAAGGCTGGCTTCCTTGAG CAAAAGATGGAGGAAgtccagagagagaaagaggagctgGTCAAAAACATGGCcctcctgaagcagcagaagGAGCAGATGGAAGCGGAGAAGGAGAGCCTGCAGAAGGAGTGTGAGCAGGAGAAAGAAACCTGTGCCCAGCTGAGAAGAGAGAGCCAA GAGGTGCAGAATTCATCCCAGGCTCTGctagaggagaaagaggaagtgaagaGGAGGCTGGAGGAGGCCACAGCCAGAGTTATACAGCTGGAGGAGGATCTGATTGGAGTCACCCAGAAGGGCCTACAAAAGGAAACTGAGCTGGACAG TCTCAAGGACAGAGTGAAGAAAATCTCAGCGGAGAAGGAGGCACTCGAATCTTATCTCAAGAATGAGAAAGATGAGAAGGAACTGTACAAG aTTCACCTGAAAAACCGGGAGCTGGAGAACACTAAgctgagtgcagagctgcagaTGCTGAAGTCTGTGGATGTGAACAAGGAAAACACCATTGCCCAGTTTAAAGAGGAGGTGGGACGCCTGCAGACGTGCCTCACTGAGAAGGAGAAACAGTACAGAGAGATCCTGGCCAAAGTTCCCCCCTtg GGAGATATTAAGGCCCTGAAGGAGCAGCTGCGGCAGAAGGAAGAGCAGCTCCAGGCCAACCAGCAGCAGTCCGCCTTGTTAGCAGCTGAGCTGAGGGACGCCGCCAGCACCCGCGACCGTACCATGTCTGAACTCTACCACATGAAGCTGGAGGCCGATGCCCTTCGCCAGGCCAAGGCTGAAGCTCAGGCCCAGTGTGTCCGCCTGGAGCGCCTGGTGGAGCAGATGAAGGCAGAGGCTAAGAAGGAAGCT GccaaagcagaagaagaagctgctGCAGACCCAGCTGTTgtagcagagctgcagagagaggTGGAGGACCTGAAGCTGCGGCTGCACATGGCTGCAGAACACTACAAGGAGAAATACAAAGAATGTCAGCGACTGCAAAAACAAGTGCTTAGATTCTCTGATCAGCAAGGG GATCTGAAGAGAAGCTCAGCACAAGAGGCCTCAACAATCCCTCCATCAGTGAGTCCAGACACATCAGTGCCAG GGAGTCCAGGTTCTGCTGATCCAATGCTGGAGGCCATCATCCAGGAGAAGCTGAAAGGCATCAGCAGAGAGGCATCTGACAGGAATGACAAGTACAGGAAATGCAAGCAAATGTTGGCG GAGGAGAAGGAGCGTAGCTGCATGTTTGCTGATGAGCTGGCTAAGATGGAGGTGAAATTTAAGGAACAACTGAAGTTGAATGAGAACATGAAACTGCAGTTGGCAGCAGAGGAGGATCGCTACAAG aGCCAGGTAGCTGAGAAGGGACGGGAGGTGAAGGAGCTGAAGGACACACTAGCACTTGTTGTGAAGGAGAAGGAAAAAGTGGAGGGG GAGCTCCAGAAGAGCAGCGGCAGCAGGAAGGGAGATCAGGGGACCAGTGAGAAAACCAGCTTGGAGAGTATCCAGTCCAGTGTGCCTTTATTCCTGCAGTACCCTGTCCCTTACACCCAGGATGCCCCCACCCCTTTGCTGGTCTCTCAGAGCCCCAGCAAGCTGCATTTTGGGAACCCTTACTCCATCTCAGACTCAAAAG atgaggaagatgaggagTTCTCAGATGACCAGCTGCTGAGGCTGCCCCCTGTGGGCCCGCCCTCCTGGGACAGCAATGTGGTGTGTATCCAACCCACTCGCAACCACAGCCGGCCAGAGGGCCACGAGGAGTCAGAggaaaagcaaaacaacaacaat GGTAATACCAACGAACAGCCCGCAGCAACTGAAACTCACAGCCCATTTGTGAATGATGGACAAACCGCCTTCTGCTTTGATCCCAG CATGGACATGAAGAGATGTCCACTGTGTGAGGTCATCTTCCCACCCAACTATGACCAGAGCAAGTTTGAGGAGCACGTGGAGAGCCACTGGAAAATCTGCCCCATGTGCAGCGAGCAGTTCCCGCTGGACTGCGACCAGAAGGTGTTTGAGAATCACGTGCTCACTCACTTTGACGGCCACCCACTCAACTTCGActag
- the tax1bp1b gene encoding tax1-binding protein 1 homolog B isoform X2 produces the protein MELFLDGTLLSNNMDTSNFAHVIFQNVGKSYLPHAALECHYTLTQFIKPHPKDWVGIFKVGWSTARDYYTFLWSPLPENYVEGTAVNRTVVFQGYYVPNDDAEFYQFCYVTHKGEIRGASTPFQFRANSPSEDELLTVEDECNSDILVVTTKAGFLEQKMEEVQREKEELVKNMALLKQQKEQMEAEKESLQKECEQEKETCAQLRRESQEVQNSSQALLEEKEEVKRRLEEATARVIQLEEDLIGVTQKGLQKETELDSLKDRVKKISAEKEALESYLKNEKDEKELYKIHLKNRELENTKLSAELQMLKSVDVNKENTIAQFKEEVGRLQTCLTEKEKQYREILAKVPPLGDIKALKEQLRQKEEQLQANQQQSALLAAELRDAASTRDRTMSELYHMKLEADALRQAKAEAQAQCVRLERLVEQMKAEAKKEAAKAEEEAAADPAVVAELQREVEDLKLRLHMAAEHYKEKYKECQRLQKQVLRFSDQQGDLKRSSAQEASTIPPSVSPDTSVPGSPGSADPMLEAIIQEKLKGISREASDRNDKYRKCKQMLAEEKERSCMFADELAKMEVKFKEQLKLNENMKLQLAAEEDRYKELQKSSGSRKGDQGTSEKTSLESIQSSVPLFLQYPVPYTQDAPTPLLVSQSPSKLHFGNPYSISDSKDEEDEEFSDDQLLRLPPVGPPSWDSNVVCIQPTRNHSRPEGHEESEEKQNNNNGNTNEQPAATETHSPFVNDGQTAFCFDPSMDMKRCPLCEVIFPPNYDQSKFEEHVESHWKICPMCSEQFPLDCDQKVFENHVLTHFDGHPLNFD, from the exons ATGGAACTGTTCCTGGACGGGACTTTGTTGAGCAACAACATGGACACGTCAAACTTTGCCCACGTCATCTTCCAGAACGTGGGGAAGAGTTACCTGCCCCATGCTGCACTGGAGTGTCACTATACCCTGACACAGTTCATCAAACCACATCCAAAGGACTGGGTTGGCATATTCAAG GTTGGTTGGAGCACAGCGAGGGACTATTACACATTCTTGTGGTCGCCTCTGCCTGAGAACTATGTGGAAGGCACCGCAGTCAACCGAACAGTGGTGTTTCAGG GATATTATGTGCCCAACGACGATGCCGAGTTCTACCAGTTCTGTTATGTGACCCACAAAGGGGAGATCAGAGGAGCCAGCACGCCATTCCAGTTTCGTGCCAACAGCCCTTCAGAGGACGAGCTGCTGACTGTGGAGGATGAATGCAATTCAGACATCCTGGTGGTCACCACCAAGGCTGGCTTCCTTGAG CAAAAGATGGAGGAAgtccagagagagaaagaggagctgGTCAAAAACATGGCcctcctgaagcagcagaagGAGCAGATGGAAGCGGAGAAGGAGAGCCTGCAGAAGGAGTGTGAGCAGGAGAAAGAAACCTGTGCCCAGCTGAGAAGAGAGAGCCAA GAGGTGCAGAATTCATCCCAGGCTCTGctagaggagaaagaggaagtgaagaGGAGGCTGGAGGAGGCCACAGCCAGAGTTATACAGCTGGAGGAGGATCTGATTGGAGTCACCCAGAAGGGCCTACAAAAGGAAACTGAGCTGGACAG TCTCAAGGACAGAGTGAAGAAAATCTCAGCGGAGAAGGAGGCACTCGAATCTTATCTCAAGAATGAGAAAGATGAGAAGGAACTGTACAAG aTTCACCTGAAAAACCGGGAGCTGGAGAACACTAAgctgagtgcagagctgcagaTGCTGAAGTCTGTGGATGTGAACAAGGAAAACACCATTGCCCAGTTTAAAGAGGAGGTGGGACGCCTGCAGACGTGCCTCACTGAGAAGGAGAAACAGTACAGAGAGATCCTGGCCAAAGTTCCCCCCTtg GGAGATATTAAGGCCCTGAAGGAGCAGCTGCGGCAGAAGGAAGAGCAGCTCCAGGCCAACCAGCAGCAGTCCGCCTTGTTAGCAGCTGAGCTGAGGGACGCCGCCAGCACCCGCGACCGTACCATGTCTGAACTCTACCACATGAAGCTGGAGGCCGATGCCCTTCGCCAGGCCAAGGCTGAAGCTCAGGCCCAGTGTGTCCGCCTGGAGCGCCTGGTGGAGCAGATGAAGGCAGAGGCTAAGAAGGAAGCT GccaaagcagaagaagaagctgctGCAGACCCAGCTGTTgtagcagagctgcagagagaggTGGAGGACCTGAAGCTGCGGCTGCACATGGCTGCAGAACACTACAAGGAGAAATACAAAGAATGTCAGCGACTGCAAAAACAAGTGCTTAGATTCTCTGATCAGCAAGGG GATCTGAAGAGAAGCTCAGCACAAGAGGCCTCAACAATCCCTCCATCAGTGAGTCCAGACACATCAGTGCCAG GGAGTCCAGGTTCTGCTGATCCAATGCTGGAGGCCATCATCCAGGAGAAGCTGAAAGGCATCAGCAGAGAGGCATCTGACAGGAATGACAAGTACAGGAAATGCAAGCAAATGTTGGCG GAGGAGAAGGAGCGTAGCTGCATGTTTGCTGATGAGCTGGCTAAGATGGAGGTGAAATTTAAGGAACAACTGAAGTTGAATGAGAACATGAAACTGCAGTTGGCAGCAGAGGAGGATCGCTACAAG GAGCTCCAGAAGAGCAGCGGCAGCAGGAAGGGAGATCAGGGGACCAGTGAGAAAACCAGCTTGGAGAGTATCCAGTCCAGTGTGCCTTTATTCCTGCAGTACCCTGTCCCTTACACCCAGGATGCCCCCACCCCTTTGCTGGTCTCTCAGAGCCCCAGCAAGCTGCATTTTGGGAACCCTTACTCCATCTCAGACTCAAAAG atgaggaagatgaggagTTCTCAGATGACCAGCTGCTGAGGCTGCCCCCTGTGGGCCCGCCCTCCTGGGACAGCAATGTGGTGTGTATCCAACCCACTCGCAACCACAGCCGGCCAGAGGGCCACGAGGAGTCAGAggaaaagcaaaacaacaacaat GGTAATACCAACGAACAGCCCGCAGCAACTGAAACTCACAGCCCATTTGTGAATGATGGACAAACCGCCTTCTGCTTTGATCCCAG CATGGACATGAAGAGATGTCCACTGTGTGAGGTCATCTTCCCACCCAACTATGACCAGAGCAAGTTTGAGGAGCACGTGGAGAGCCACTGGAAAATCTGCCCCATGTGCAGCGAGCAGTTCCCGCTGGACTGCGACCAGAAGGTGTTTGAGAATCACGTGCTCACTCACTTTGACGGCCACCCACTCAACTTCGActag